CATGCCTGTCACCGGGACGAGCATGCCCCCCGTGCCCCACGCCACGCCCATCATCAGTGACGACACGGTGGCCGCGCTGTGCGGCGCGAGGGCCTGGCCGAAGCTCACGTTCACCGGCAGCGTCGACTGCAGGAACAGCCCGCCCACGGCGAGCAGCGTTGCGAACGTCCAGCCCGTGGTCTGCGGCGCGCCGAGCAGGAACGGCGTGGCCAGCACGAGCGACCACACGATGACCTGTCGCGGACCGAAGCGGTCGGCGAGCGTCCCGCCCCAGAACCCGCCGATGCTCGACATGAACAGGTAGAGCGCCATCGCCGTGCCCGCCTCGCCGACGCTCATGCCCTGGCTGGTGAGGAGTACCGGCACGAACGTCGCGAACGAGAGCGACACCACCGTGCGCAGCACCACGAGCGTGTACAGCAGGAACAGGGGACGGGCGTGCGGCCGCAACGTCCGCAGGCCGCCGCCGTGTGGCCGCGGAGGCGCGAGTGGCAGCGTGGGCACCGTGCGAGCGAAGAGCAGCGCGCACGTCACGCCCGGCAGCAGGAACCACGCCGTGGCGCTCAGGCCGAACCGCTCGGCGGCGTTGGCCACGAGCAATGGCGCGAGCGCGAAGCCGAGCGTACCTGTGGTCACGAACACGCTCATCGCGGTGCCCGGCCGCGCGTGGCCCGCCGTATGCGCCACCATCGCGCCCGGCGGATGGAACGCGGCGATGCCGAACCCGCCGAACACCAGCATGATCGCCAGCGTGGTCTGGTGGTGGACCAGCCCCAGCAGGCTCAGGGCGACGGCGCTGACGAGCGGACCCGCCATCAGCAACACGCGCGCGTAGCCGCGATCGGCCAGACGGCCGAACAGCAGCTGCGACAGCGACGCGGCGGCCTGATAGACCATCATCAGCGTGCCGGCCGCCTGCAGGCTCATGCCGAGCCGCGGCATCAACAGCGGCAACAGCGGCGCGTA
This genomic window from Acidobacteriota bacterium contains:
- a CDS encoding MFS transporter; this encodes MTQVRRVDARPLGIVSSAHFMVDAYSNMYAPLLPLLMPRLGMSLQAAGTLMMVYQAAASLSQLLFGRLADRGYARVLLMAGPLVSAVALSLLGLVHHQTTLAIMLVFGGFGIAAFHPPGAMVAHTAGHARPGTAMSVFVTTGTLGFALAPLLVANAAERFGLSATAWFLLPGVTCALLFARTVPTLPLAPPRPHGGGLRTLRPHARPLFLLYTLVVLRTVVSLSFATFVPVLLTSQGMSVGEAGTAMALYLFMSSIGGFWGGTLADRFGPRQVIVWSLVLATPFLLGAPQTTGWTFATLLAVGGLFLQSTLPVNVSFGQALAPHSAATVSSLMMGVAWGTGGMLVPVTGMMADAIGLPLTLTLLAGLPLGAAALATRLPAAPPRTVHVQGNAGNAAMPGAES